The Benincasa hispida cultivar B227 chromosome 11, ASM972705v1, whole genome shotgun sequence genome has a segment encoding these proteins:
- the LOC120090994 gene encoding putative pentatricopeptide repeat-containing protein At1g19290 yields MLRYSPTSIHRLYSRLLLRKSLHVSRTLQWKFRDELKLNRPDLVDRISRLLVLRRFDALAKLSFGFSDELMDLVLRNLRLNPYASLEFFKLASKQQKFRPNVNSYCKIVHILSRARMYKEVWVYLNELVVLCKNNYTASVVWDELVRVYREFSFSPTVFDMILKVYAEKGMTNFALRVFDNMGKCGRVPSLRSCNSLLSNLVQKGETFRALLVYEQMLALGVLPDIFSYTIMVNAYCKEGRVDEAFNFVKEMERSCCEPNVVTYNSLIDGYVSLGDVFGAKEVLELMSEKGVPENSITYTLLIKGYCKGGQMEQAEKLIGCMKEKNLFVDEHVYGVLIHAYCSAGRVDDALRIMDAMLKVGLKMNTVICNSLINGYCKLGHVKKAAEVLVSMKDWNLRPDSYSYNTLLYGFCKQKDFSEAFKLCDEMHNKGVNLTVVTYNILLKNFFHVGHVDHALQIWKLMHKRGVAPDEVSYCTLLDAFFKVGAFDRAMMIWKDALSKGFTKSTALYNTVIYGFCKMGKLVQAQEIFLKMQELGCPPDEITYRTLIDGFCRVGNVVESLKLKDMAEREGISASTEIYNSLINGVFRSEDLQKLNGLLAEMKSREISPNVVTYGSLIAGWCDKGMMDKAYNEYFKMIDKGIAPNIIIGSKIVSSLYRLGEIDEASLIFHQMVDIGPVLDHARSIKLPKFGLRHLKTQKIVDSFGERATSIPMSNNIVYNIAITGLCKSKKVDDVRRILSDLLLLGFRPDNYTFSSLIHACSTAGKVNEAFCLRDDMIKAGLVPNIVVYNALINGLCKSGNLDRAQRLFHKLAQKGLSPTVITYNTLIDGYCKAGRTLEALKLKDRMREEGISPSSVTYSTLIHGFYKGGEFEQSVRLLNEMIKAGKDSSVMDPLVARVYIKWRDKHKE; encoded by the coding sequence ATGCTCAGGTACTCTCCAACCTCCATACATCGCTTATATTCTCGTCTACTTCTGCGGAAGTCGCTTCACGTATCTCGGACTCTTCAATGGAAGTTCCGAGACGAATTGAAGCTGAACCGGCCGGATTTGGTTGACCGAATCTCCCGCCTCCTAGTCCTTCGACGGTTCGATGCCCTCGCAAAGCTCTCCTTCGGTTTCTCCGACGAACTGATGGATTTAGTGCTTCGGAATCTCAGATTGAACCCTTATGCTTCCTTAGAGTTCTTCAAATTGGCATCCAAACAACAGAAATTTAGACCGAATGTTAATTCCTATTGCAAGATTGTCCATATATTATCAAGGGCTCGAATGTACAAGGAGGTTTGGGTGTACTTGAATGAACTTGTGGTTCTATGCAAGAACAATTACACCGCATCTGTAGTGTGGGACGAGCTTGTAAGGGTGTATAGAGAATTTTCGTTTTCTCCTACGGTATTTGATATGATTTTGAAGGTTTATGCTGAGAAGGGAATGACAAATTTTGCACTACGTGTGTTTGACAATATGGGGAAGTGTGGTCGTGTTCCAAGTTTGAGGTCCTGCAATAGTTTGTTAAGTAATTTGGtccagaaaggagaaacattCAGGGCTCTGCTTGTTTATGAACAAATGCTTGCTTTAGGCGTTCTTCCCGATATTTTTAGTTATACGATAATGGTGAATGCATATTGTAAGGAAGGAAGAGTGGATGAAGCCTTCAATTTTGTGAAAGAAATGGAGAGGTCATGTTGTGAACCGAATGTAGTAACTTACAATAGTTTGATTGATGGGTATGTCAGTCTAGGAGATGTTTTTGGGGCAAAAGAGGTGTTAGAGTTGATGTCTGAAAAGGGGGTTCCTGAAAATTCCATAACTTATACTTTGTTGATAAAAGGTTATTGCAAGGGAGGTCAGATGGAGCAGGCTGAGAAGCTAATTGGGTGCATGAAGGAGaaaaatttgtttgttgatgaGCATGTTTATGGAGTGTTAATACATGCATATTGCAGCGCTGGTAGAGTAGACGATGCTCTTAGAATAATGGATGCAATGTTGAAAGTAGGCTTAAAAATGAATACTGTAATTTGCAACTCACTTATTAATGGGTACTGTAAGCTTGGTCATGTTAAAAAGGCGGCTGAAGTGTTGGTTAGTATGAAAGATTGGAACTTGAGACCGGATTCTTATAGCTATAACACTCTTCTTTATGGTTTTTGTAAACAAAAAGATTTCAGTGAGGCTTTCAAGCTTTGCGATGAGATGCACAACAAAGGAGTTAATCTTACTGTTGTGACTTATAATATCCTCCTCAAGAATTTTTTCCATGTTGGTCATGTTGACCATGCCCTACAGATTTGGAAATTAATGCATAAAAGAGGCGTGGCACCTGACGAGGTTAGTTATTGTACACTTTTAGATGCATTTTTCAAAGTAGGTGCTTTTGATAGAGCTATGATGATATGGAAGGATGCACTATCGAAGGGTTTTACGAAGAGTACAGCTCTTTATAATACCGTGATTTATGGCTTTTGTAAGATGGGGAAATTAGTGCAAGCACAAGAGATTTTTCTTAAGATGCAGGAACTAGGTTGTCCACCTGATGAAATAACATATAGAACTTTAATTGATGGATTTTGTAGAGTTGGAAATGTGGTAGAATCCTTAAAATTGAAGGACATGGCTGAGAGAGAGGGAATAAGTGCTTCCACTGAAATATACAATTCTCTTATTAATGGTGTTTTTAGATCTGAAGATTTACAGAAATTGAATGGCCTTCTAGCTGAAATGAAGAGTCGGGAAATATCTCCCAATGTTGTAACTTATGGCTCCCTTATAGCTGGTTGGTGTGACAAAGGGATGATGGACAAAGCATATAATGAATACTTTAAGATGATCGACAAAGGGATTGCACCTAATATTATCATCGGTAGTAAAATTGTAAGTAGTCTGTATCGACTTGGTGAGATTGACGAAGCAAGTTTGATTTTTCATCAAATGGTAGATATTGGTCCTGTTCTAGATCATGCACGCTCTATAAAATTGCCCAAATTTGGTTTGAGACAtctcaaaactcaaaaaattGTGGATTCTTTTGGCGAAAGGGCCACGAGCATCCCTATGTCGAACAACATTGTATATAATATTGCAATTACAGGACTATGCAAGTCTAAGAAGGTCGATGATGTTAGAAGGATTTTGTCAGATTTGTTACTTCTAGGCTTTCGACCCGATAATTATACATTTTCTTCTCTTATTCATGCTTGCTCTACTGCTGGCAAGGTCAATGAAGCCTTCTGTCTAAGAGATGACATGATAAAGGCAGGTCTTGTTCCAAATATTGTCGTGTACAATGCTCTTATAAATGGTTTATGCAAGTCAGGGAATCTGGATCGAGCTCAGAGACTATTCCATAAACTGGCCCAAAAGGGTTTATCACCCACCGTCATTACATATAACACTCTCATCGATGGATATTGCAAGGCTGGTAGAACATTAGAGGCTTTGAAACTGAAAGATAGAATGAGAGAAGAAGGCATTTCTCCATCTTCTGTTACCTATTCTACATTGATTCATGGGTTTTATAAGGGAGGAGAATTTGAACAATCTGTGAGGCTTTTGAATGAAATGATCAAGGCAGGGAAAGATTCGAGTGTAATGGATCCACTTGTGGCTCGAGTTTACATCAAATGGAGAGACAAGCATAAAGAATAG